A single region of the Hyphomonas adhaerens MHS-3 genome encodes:
- a CDS encoding lysoplasmalogenase — MAGETTVLAGAIVLGVLYWAGWCWREGGGLPGLLVKTGSTALLAVFAYLAGGPWLLVAGLALSSAGDAFLAVDKPGEDKWLKPGMAAFFLAHVAYVALFWGLPQADRSLLNFAAQLALVLSGVVFVRWLAPRLGAMRYPVFAYTAIILVMGAAALRLQPQYVLVTLGAVMFVASDMILSLQLFARPEGAPKRMLPSLSVWGLYFFGQALIAWGAAYPFAGVE, encoded by the coding sequence ATGGCTGGGGAAACCACCGTGCTTGCGGGCGCGATCGTGTTGGGCGTTCTGTATTGGGCTGGCTGGTGCTGGCGAGAGGGCGGGGGATTGCCCGGCCTTCTGGTCAAGACCGGATCGACCGCGTTGCTGGCCGTGTTCGCTTATCTGGCGGGCGGACCATGGCTGCTGGTTGCGGGGCTCGCCCTGTCTTCGGCAGGGGATGCCTTTCTGGCGGTGGACAAGCCGGGCGAGGACAAATGGCTGAAGCCGGGCATGGCGGCCTTCTTCCTGGCCCATGTCGCCTATGTGGCGCTTTTCTGGGGCCTGCCGCAGGCGGACCGGAGCCTGCTGAACTTCGCCGCGCAGCTGGCGCTGGTCCTGAGCGGCGTGGTCTTCGTCCGCTGGCTGGCGCCCCGGCTCGGCGCGATGCGGTACCCTGTCTTTGCCTATACCGCGATCATTCTCGTGATGGGGGCCGCGGCGCTTCGCCTGCAGCCGCAATATGTGCTGGTGACGCTGGGGGCCGTCATGTTCGTGGCTTCGGACATGATCCTGTCGCTGCAGCTCTTCGCCCGTCCGGAAGGGGCGCCGAAGCGGATGCTCCCCTCACTTTCCGTGTGGGGGCTCTATTTCTTCGGTCAGGCGCTGATTGCCTGGGGCGCGGCATATCCCTTTGCCGGCGTGGAGTGA
- a CDS encoding YkvA family protein — MSDAAEVINTVLNEDGRYIPKSIERDERTSRGLIPKLMRMVGRIPFADDLVAAWFAARDPHTPTRAKAVLFAAVAYFVTPMDLLPDFITGLGFTDDATVLATALGLVGMHVKETHRAAARRILRVPEPVNED, encoded by the coding sequence ATGTCTGACGCAGCGGAAGTTATCAACACCGTCCTGAACGAGGACGGGCGCTATATCCCGAAGTCGATCGAGCGTGACGAGCGCACGTCGCGCGGGCTGATCCCCAAGCTGATGCGGATGGTGGGGCGAATCCCCTTCGCAGACGACCTTGTGGCGGCCTGGTTTGCGGCGCGCGATCCGCACACGCCGACGCGGGCAAAGGCCGTGCTGTTCGCGGCGGTGGCCTATTTTGTCACGCCGATGGATTTGCTGCCCGACTTCATTACCGGCCTCGGCTTCACCGATGATGCCACCGTGCTGGCCACGGCGCTTGGCCTGGTGGGCATGCATGTGAAAGAAACGCACAGGGCCGCCGCCCGGCGCATATTGCGTGTGCCGGAGCCGGTGAACGAAGACTAG
- a CDS encoding SDR family NAD(P)-dependent oxidoreductase, translated as MELNSNISAVITGGASGLGAATATKLASYGVKVALFDLNAEKGEALAKELGGVFCECNVTDEASVDAAFAKSRAAIGQERILINCAGTGNAIKTASRNKETGEISHFPLDKFDLIIQINLVGTFRCIAKSAAGMMTLDPIDGERGAIVNTASVAAEDGQIGQAAYSASKGGVVGMTLPIARDLSRELIRVNTILPGIFNTPLLQGAPEPVKQALGAQVPNPARLGNPEEYASLATEMCRNGYFNGEDVRLDGAIRMAPR; from the coding sequence ATGGAACTCAATTCGAATATTTCGGCTGTCATCACCGGTGGCGCCTCCGGACTCGGCGCTGCAACGGCGACGAAACTGGCCAGCTATGGCGTCAAAGTCGCCCTGTTCGACCTGAACGCTGAAAAAGGCGAGGCTCTCGCCAAGGAACTCGGCGGCGTGTTCTGCGAGTGTAACGTGACCGACGAAGCCAGCGTCGACGCTGCTTTTGCGAAATCCCGCGCCGCCATCGGCCAGGAGCGCATCCTGATCAACTGCGCCGGCACCGGCAACGCCATCAAGACGGCCAGCCGCAACAAGGAAACCGGCGAAATCAGCCACTTCCCGCTCGATAAATTCGACCTGATCATCCAGATCAACCTGGTCGGCACCTTCCGCTGCATCGCGAAATCGGCTGCCGGCATGATGACGCTCGACCCGATCGACGGTGAGCGCGGCGCGATCGTGAACACCGCTTCGGTTGCAGCAGAAGACGGCCAGATCGGCCAGGCTGCCTACTCCGCTTCCAAAGGCGGTGTTGTCGGCATGACCCTGCCGATCGCCCGCGACCTCAGCCGTGAGCTGATCCGCGTCAACACGATCCTGCCGGGCATCTTCAACACCCCGCTGCTGCAGGGTGCACCAGAGCCGGTCAAGCAGGCCCTCGGCGCCCAGGTGCCGAACCCGGCCCGCCTCGGCAACCCGGAAGAATACGCCTCGCTGGCCACCGAAATGTGCCGCAATGGCTACTTCAACGGCGAAGACGTCCGCCTCGACGGCGCAATCCGCATGGCGCCGCGCTGA
- a CDS encoding nitroreductase has product MEYDDVVRGRRSIRGFLDKPVPKALVREILEIAMRAPTSLNSQPWNFYVVSGDVLDRIRKGNVERNVAGVPDSREFRMGPPYDGVHRERQVEIAIQLFQAMGIERHDKEARMDWVLRGFRQFDAPVSIVVTYDKALAGGDIPPFDCGGVVNGIVNAAWNRGLGCVINSQGIMQSPVVREEAGIPDDQVIQTCVAMGWPDETFPANAVVSKRKSVDEAATFLGFDD; this is encoded by the coding sequence GTGGAATATGATGACGTAGTGCGTGGCCGGCGCAGTATCCGGGGCTTCCTCGACAAGCCGGTGCCGAAAGCCCTCGTCCGCGAGATCCTCGAAATCGCCATGCGCGCGCCGACCTCGCTGAACTCCCAGCCCTGGAATTTCTATGTCGTCTCCGGCGATGTGCTGGACCGGATCCGCAAGGGCAATGTCGAGCGCAACGTGGCCGGTGTGCCCGACAGCCGCGAATTCCGCATGGGCCCGCCCTATGACGGCGTGCACCGCGAGCGCCAGGTGGAGATCGCCATCCAGTTGTTCCAGGCCATGGGCATCGAGCGCCATGACAAGGAAGCGCGCATGGACTGGGTGCTGCGGGGCTTCCGCCAGTTCGACGCGCCGGTCTCCATCGTGGTGACCTATGACAAGGCCCTCGCAGGCGGCGACATCCCGCCCTTTGATTGTGGCGGCGTCGTCAATGGCATCGTCAATGCCGCGTGGAACCGGGGCCTTGGCTGCGTCATCAATTCCCAGGGCATCATGCAGAGCCCCGTCGTGCGCGAAGAGGCCGGCATCCCGGACGATCAGGTGATCCAGACCTGCGTCGCCATGGGCTGGCCGGACGAGACGTTCCCGGCGAACGCGGTCGTGTCAAAGCGGAAGTCCGTAGACGAAGCGGCCACCTTCCTCGGTTTTGACGACTAG
- a CDS encoding DUF2179 domain-containing protein, with protein MLEFTAPSVVLLEAAALIFILRICDVSLGTLRLIMIAKGHRRPAAILGFFEVTIWILAVSQVLTGITNIWAVLGYSSGYAAGTSIGMLIESRFDLGKVEIRVLSQDKSDQILDALKALDVRVIQISVASSGQQLPTLLTIVPKSHAVGVLAAIRNADPGAYVVIEDVQRVIVPKIAR; from the coding sequence ATGCTGGAATTTACCGCGCCCTCAGTGGTCTTGCTGGAAGCGGCCGCCCTGATTTTCATTCTCAGGATATGCGATGTCTCGCTAGGCACGTTGCGGCTGATCATGATTGCCAAGGGACACCGCCGCCCGGCGGCCATTCTCGGCTTTTTTGAGGTAACTATCTGGATTCTGGCCGTCAGTCAGGTTTTGACTGGCATTACCAATATCTGGGCGGTGCTCGGCTACAGTTCGGGGTATGCGGCTGGCACATCGATCGGTATGCTGATCGAAAGTCGCTTTGATCTGGGAAAGGTCGAGATCCGCGTTTTGTCACAGGATAAGAGCGATCAGATCCTCGATGCACTCAAGGCACTTGATGTCCGGGTAATCCAGATTTCTGTGGCCTCTTCAGGCCAACAGCTGCCAACCCTGCTGACAATCGTACCTAAAAGTCATGCTGTCGGCGTGCTGGCAGCCATCCGGAATGCCGACCCGGGCGCCTATGTCGTCATCGAGGATGTGCAGCGGGTGATCGTCCCCAAGATTGCGCGCTAG
- a CDS encoding DUF1772 domain-containing protein, with protein MTPQWMLLASEFSVIAFALVAGVFLTFSDFVMRSLAATQPAGGIEAMQQINRKVFRTLFMVLLIGMAIVSPLMAVWAVLQGSGTATTWIVSAAVTYVIGTFGVTVVFNVPMNERLDRMNYNSAVAAAYWHRYVPAWSFWNTVRTLASAASAIFMLMAVVALAAA; from the coding sequence ATGACCCCGCAATGGATGCTGCTTGCCAGCGAATTTTCCGTGATCGCATTTGCCCTCGTGGCCGGCGTGTTCCTCACCTTTTCCGACTTCGTCATGCGGTCGCTGGCGGCAACTCAGCCCGCTGGCGGGATCGAGGCGATGCAGCAGATCAACCGCAAGGTTTTCCGCACGCTGTTCATGGTCCTGCTGATCGGCATGGCCATCGTCTCGCCCCTTATGGCGGTGTGGGCCGTCCTGCAGGGGAGCGGGACGGCGACGACCTGGATCGTCTCGGCAGCGGTCACCTATGTGATCGGCACGTTCGGTGTGACGGTCGTCTTCAATGTGCCCATGAACGAACGCCTCGACCGGATGAACTATAACAGTGCCGTCGCGGCGGCCTACTGGCACCGCTATGTCCCGGCGTGGAGTTTCTGGAACACCGTCCGCACACTCGCCTCGGCAGCGTCTGCCATTTTCATGCTGATGGCTGTTGTCGCATTGGCGGCCGCCTAA